A genomic window from Camelina sativa cultivar DH55 chromosome 2, Cs, whole genome shotgun sequence includes:
- the LOC104737050 gene encoding UDP-galactose/UDP-glucose transporter 5B isoform X1: protein MAEPESSLVNGVKEKKLWKGVFAVSGIMSTLVIYGVLQEKIMRVPYGVNKEYFRHSLFLVFCNRLTTSAVSACALLASKKVLDPVAPVYKYCLISVTNILTTTCQYEALKYVSFPVQTLAKCAKMIPVMVWGTLIMQKKYKGFDYLVAFLVTLGCSVFILFPAGDDVSPYNKGRENTVWGVSLMAGYLGFDGFTSTFQDKLFKGYNMEIHNQIFYTTLCSCVLSFTGLILQGHLLPAIDFVTLHRDCLLDIALLSTVATASQFFISYTIRTFGALTFAAIMTTRQLASIMLSCIWFSHPLSWEQCIGSVIVFGSLYAKTLLNKNRKSQTTPPPPPELPQYQKAESS from the exons ATGGCTGAGCCGGAATCATCATTAGTAAACGgagtgaaggagaagaaattaTGGAAAGGTGTATTTGCTGTTTCTGGCATTATGTCTACTCTTGTAATCTATGGTGTTCTTCAG GAGAAGATAATGAGAGTTCCTTATGGAGTGAACAAGGAGTATTTTAGGcactctttgtttcttgttttttgcaATCGGCTCACTACTTCAGCTGTCTCTGCTTGTGCTTTACTG gCAAGCAAGAAAGTTTTGGATCCTGTAGCTCCGGTTTATAAATATTGCCTTATATCAGTGACTAACATCTTAACCACAACATGCCAATACGAG GCTCTCAAGTATGTCAGCTTCCCAGTCCAAACTCTTGCTAAATGTGCCAAAATGATACCTGTAATG GTATGGGGAACACTCATCATGCAGAAGAAGTACAAGGGGTTTGACTATTTAGTGGCTTTTCTGGTGACCCTTGGTTGCTCTGTCTTTATTCTTTTTCCG GCAGGAGATGATGTTAGTCCGTACAATAAGGGAAGGGAAAATACTGTTTGGGGTGTTTCCCTTATGGCTGGTTATCTTGG GTTTGATGGCTTTACAAGCACATTCCAAGACAAACTTTTTAAGGGATATAATATGGAGATACATAACCAAATTTTCTACACAACACTTTGTTCTTGTGTTCTGAGTTTCACTG GACTCATATTGCAAGGGCATTTACTACCAGCTATAGATTTTGTTACTCTGCATAGGGATTGTTTACTCGACATCGCTCTGCTTTCCACA GTTGCAACAGCGAGCCAGTTCTTCATATCCTACACAATTAGGACATTTGGTGCTCTGACATTCGCTGCAATCATGACGACGAGACAG CTTGCAAGCATCATGCTCTCATGCATTTGGTTTTCACATCCTCTTAGCTGGGAGCAGTGTATTGGATCG GTCATCGTTTTCGGTTCTTTATACGCGAAAACCTTACTGAACAAGAACAGAAAATCACAAACAACGCCACCACCGCCTCCAGAGCTTCCTCAATATCAAAAGGCTGAGAGCTCTTAA
- the LOC104737066 gene encoding monofunctional riboflavin biosynthesis protein RIBA 3, chloroplastic-like: MDSVLYHHPRISFAQSFISGSYRSPRFVNNTCWRLNDGLSWEVKASGNGDRNVFDESPLKRRTDGSSLFETVGAKITPETVNFFVSDAEGDPDCPTQGYSSIELALQALRQGKFVIVVDDENGEVEGNLIMAATLTSPKDIAFLIKNGSGIVSVGMIKEDLERLSLTLMSPEMEDEDSSAPTFTITVDAKSGTSTGVSASDRAMTVLALSSLEAKPEDFRRPGHVFPLKYRDGGVLRRAGHTEASVDLMILSGLRPVSVLSAILDQDDGSMASLPYMKKLATEHDIPIVSLTDLIRYRRKRDKLVERITVSRLPTKWGLFQAYCYRSKLDGTENIALVKGNVGNGEDILVRVHSECLTGDIFGSERCDCGNQLELAMKLIEKEGRGVVVYLRGHEGRGIGLGHKLRAYNLQDEGHDTVQANVELGLSIDSREYGIGAQMLRDIGVRTMRLMTNNPAKFTGLKGYGLAVVGRVPVVTPTTKENRRYMETKRKKMGHIYISDNDHPLA, from the exons ATGGATTCTGTTTTATATCATCATCCTCGAATCTCTTTCGCTCAAAGCTTCATCAGTGGCTCGTATAGGTCTCCTAGGTTTGTTAATAATACTTGCTGGAGATTGAATGATGGTTTAAGTTGGGAGGTCAAGGCTAGTGGGAATGGTGATCGTAACGTGTTCGATGAAAGTCCTCTGAAAAGAAGAACCGATGGGTCGTCGTTGTTTGAGACAGTTGGCGCGAAAATCACGCCTGAGACTGTTAATTTCTTCGTGAGTGACGCAGAGGGTGATCCAGATTGTCCTACTCAAGGCTATTCCTCTATTGAACTTGCTCTTCAAGCTCTACGCCAAGGAAAG TTTGTGATAGTAGTTGACGATGAAAATGGGGAAGTTGAAGGTAATCTGATCATGGCGGCAACTCTAACGAGTCCAAAAGACATAGCCTTTTTGATTAAGAATGGTTCTGGGATTGTCTCAGTTGGTATGATCAAAGAAGACCTCGAACGATTAAGCCTTACACTTATGTCACCCGAAATGGAAGATGAAGATTCCTCTGCTCCAACTTTCACAATCACTGTG GATGCAAAATCAGGAACATCAACTGGAGTATCAGCTTCAGACAGGGCGATGACGGTTCTTGCACTTTCTTCTCTCGAAGCTAAACCAGAAGATTTCAGGAGACCTGGCCATGTGTTCCCTCTCAAGTACAGAGACGGTGGAGTTTTAAGGAGAGCTGGTCATACTGAAGCTTCTGTTGATCTAATGATATTGTCTGGTCTACGTCCTGTCTCTGTTCTTTCAGCTATTCTTGATCAAGATGATGGATCAATGGCTTCACTACCGTATATGAAAAAGCTTGCTACAGAACATGACATTCCCATTGTATCCTTGACTGATCTAATCAG ATATCGAAGAAAGCGAGATAAGCTTGTGGAGAGGATCACAGTGTCTCGTTTGCCTACCAAATGGGGTCTTTTCCAAGCTTATTGTTATCGATCTAAACTCGATGGAACTGAAAATATCGCCCTCGTTAAG GGAAACGTCGGAAATGGTGAGGACATTCTGGTACGAGTGCATTCAGAGTGCTTAACAGGAGACATTTTTGGCTCAGAGCGGTGTGACTGTGGAAACCAATTAGAGTTAGCTATGAAGCTAATTGAGAAAGAGGGAAGAGGAGTCGTTGTGTATCTCCGTGGCCATGAAGGAAGAGGCATTGGCCTTGGTCACAAGCTTAGAGCTTATAACTTGCAGGATGAAGGACACGATACTGTTCAGGCCAATGTTGAACTTGGCCTATCCATTGATTCTCGCGAATACGGTATCGGTGCTCAG ATGCTACGAGACATAGGAGTGAGAACAATGAGACTAATGACGAACAACCCCGCAAAGTTCACCGGTCTGAAAGGATACGGACTCGCTGTAGTTGGCCGTGTTCCGGTGGTGACACCAACCACCAAGGAGAACAGAAGATACATGGAGACCAAACGCAAGAAGATGGGTCACATTTATATATCTGATAACGATCACCCTTTGGCTTGA
- the LOC104756524 gene encoding proline transporter 1-like, producing the protein MIGKVAFVLTTGINSAYVLGYSGTIMVPLGWIGGVVGLLIATAISLYANTLIAKLHEFGGKRHIRYRDLAGFIYGRQAYHLTWRLQYVNLFMINCGFIILAGSALKAVYVLFGDDHTMKLPHFIAIAGLICAIFAIGIPHLSALGVWLAVSTILSLIYIVVAIVLSVRDGPTVEGH; encoded by the exons ATGATTGGAAAG GTGGCGTTCGTTTTGACTACCGGTATAAACAGTGCGTATGTGTTGGGATACTCAGGAACAATCATGGTTCCTTTAGGTTGGATTGGTGGTGTTGTTGGTCTTCTTATTGCTACTGCTATCTCTCTCTATGCAAATACTCTCATTGCTAAGCTTCATGAGTTTGGTGGCAAAAGACACATTCGTTATAGAGACCTTGCTGGTTTCATTTACG GTAGACAGGCTTATCATCTTACATGGAGATTGCAATATGTCAACCTTTTCATGATCAATTGTGGATTCATCATACTAGCTGGTTCTGCCTTGAAG gctGTTTATGTGCTTTTCGGGGATGATCATACAATGAAACTACCTCATTTTATAGCCATTGCTGGTTTGATTTGTGCTATTTTCGCAATTGGGATTCCTCATCTATCAGCTCTTGGAGTCTGGCTTGCAGTTTCAACCATCCTCAGTCTCATCTACATCGTTGTGGCTATCGTGCTATCGGTTAGAGATG gACCAACTGTTGAGGGACACTAA
- the LOC104737050 gene encoding UDP-galactose/UDP-glucose transporter 5B isoform X2, translating into MRVPYGVNKEYFRHSLFLVFCNRLTTSAVSACALLASKKVLDPVAPVYKYCLISVTNILTTTCQYEALKYVSFPVQTLAKCAKMIPVMVWGTLIMQKKYKGFDYLVAFLVTLGCSVFILFPAGDDVSPYNKGRENTVWGVSLMAGYLGFDGFTSTFQDKLFKGYNMEIHNQIFYTTLCSCVLSFTGLILQGHLLPAIDFVTLHRDCLLDIALLSTVATASQFFISYTIRTFGALTFAAIMTTRQLASIMLSCIWFSHPLSWEQCIGSVIVFGSLYAKTLLNKNRKSQTTPPPPPELPQYQKAESS; encoded by the exons ATGAGAGTTCCTTATGGAGTGAACAAGGAGTATTTTAGGcactctttgtttcttgttttttgcaATCGGCTCACTACTTCAGCTGTCTCTGCTTGTGCTTTACTG gCAAGCAAGAAAGTTTTGGATCCTGTAGCTCCGGTTTATAAATATTGCCTTATATCAGTGACTAACATCTTAACCACAACATGCCAATACGAG GCTCTCAAGTATGTCAGCTTCCCAGTCCAAACTCTTGCTAAATGTGCCAAAATGATACCTGTAATG GTATGGGGAACACTCATCATGCAGAAGAAGTACAAGGGGTTTGACTATTTAGTGGCTTTTCTGGTGACCCTTGGTTGCTCTGTCTTTATTCTTTTTCCG GCAGGAGATGATGTTAGTCCGTACAATAAGGGAAGGGAAAATACTGTTTGGGGTGTTTCCCTTATGGCTGGTTATCTTGG GTTTGATGGCTTTACAAGCACATTCCAAGACAAACTTTTTAAGGGATATAATATGGAGATACATAACCAAATTTTCTACACAACACTTTGTTCTTGTGTTCTGAGTTTCACTG GACTCATATTGCAAGGGCATTTACTACCAGCTATAGATTTTGTTACTCTGCATAGGGATTGTTTACTCGACATCGCTCTGCTTTCCACA GTTGCAACAGCGAGCCAGTTCTTCATATCCTACACAATTAGGACATTTGGTGCTCTGACATTCGCTGCAATCATGACGACGAGACAG CTTGCAAGCATCATGCTCTCATGCATTTGGTTTTCACATCCTCTTAGCTGGGAGCAGTGTATTGGATCG GTCATCGTTTTCGGTTCTTTATACGCGAAAACCTTACTGAACAAGAACAGAAAATCACAAACAACGCCACCACCGCCTCCAGAGCTTCCTCAATATCAAAAGGCTGAGAGCTCTTAA